A stretch of DNA from Methylogaea oryzae:
TGGGCCATCGGCGATTGCGCTTTGCTGTCCGTGACCGTCCCGCCGCCCGCCAACGCGACGCCGGTCATGTATTCGCGCGCGACCACACTGAACTTCCAACAACAGGTTTCTTTTTGCACGCCGACAAAAGATTCCAACGTGGTTTTAGCCTGCCAGGCATACTGCCAGCGCCCGACGACGGACCACTCGTCGGTAACCGGCCAACTCCAGGAAACGTCGGAGTTATCGACCAAATTACGGCGATAACGATAGCCGAGATTGAGCAAGCGATTGTTCCCGGCATTGTAATGCACCGTGGCCTGGAACCGGTCCGCGTAATTTTTCGTATAGTTCCACAGAACCAAAGGCGACAGTTTTATGTGATCCGTGACAGATACCGTGGCGTCCGCAATAAAGTCATTCCGGGAAGCCATATAAGTATTGGTGGAAGCATAGTACGCTTGCAACGCCGGACTGAGCCCCTCGGTTTTCACCAATACCACTTTCGGATTGGTAAACTCGATCATCTTGCCCAGACTAAGCCGCATCTTCTCCCGGCCCGTGGCTTGGTCCACCATGCGGGTCGTCAAAGCGGCGCTCGCCTGGTTGGCGTCGCCCATGCGGTCGAGACCGGTAAACCGGTTCTCCCGGAACAAGCTCTGGAAGTTGAAATCGTAAAGCGCCGAGGTGATATTGATAATATTGTCTTGATTCGTATACGGCACGTATAAATAGAACAGCCGGGGTTCCAGGGTCTGAACATAAGACTTGCCGAACCAATCCGTCTCCCGATCGAACTGCAACCCGCTATCCACGGAGAAGATCGGCGTGGTTCGGGAAGCGGCCGCCGACGAGGGCGCGGGAGTCTGCGCCACGCTGTTGTTGATCCAGTATTTGGTTTGCTGCAACGATAGCTTGGGCATCAAGAAACCCCACGACTCCTTCCAAGGGAAAGAAATCGTCGGTTTGATGTTGGCCCGCTGAATCAGCGGGCGCGCATCGTGGTCGAAATTCGTCAGCTCGTTCGCCAACGTAAAGGTGCCCCCGGCAATCCCCAACGGCCTGGAGAAACCGAAGGTCCACATGGGCGCGTATCGATAGGGCTTCGAAGCCGCCGGCAGATTATCCACAAGCAGCTGATAATTGGCCGCGAAAAGCTGCGAATAAACGTAATTATCCCCAAAAGACTGGCCGTAATTCAGCGTCGCGCTGGAAGTCAGGTATGCCCTGTTTATGAAATCATGGCGATACATGGTATTCCACATATCGGCGAAATACCTGTTATCCGTCACGTAGTTCAACTTGACGTTGGAGCTGACATTCGACAGCAGCGCACGATCGTCCACAAAGGATGCGAAACCGCGAGTTTTGGGAAGCTGCACTTTATTGGTTTGGTCCACATTGCTACTAGTAACGCTTTTCGGCTTGTCGCTCGGTATGATCTGCCCCATGAAGTATCCGTGGTAGTTCGGTTCCATATAGCGGAACTCGGTACCGAGAATCAGACCGTGCATGGAGCTGTAGCGCGGGAACAAGGTCAAATCGTAGTTAGGCGCGATATTCCAGTAATAGGGCATGGAAAAACCAAACCCCATCGCCGAAGACATAGCGAAGTTCGGCGCCAGGAAACCCGACTGCCGGCGCTTATCCGTCGCGAACGATATCCACGGCGTATAGAAGAAGGGAACCCCTTTGAATTCAATCCAGGCGTTGGAAGCCACGCCCCGTCCGGTATCTTTATCCACCCGCAAGCGGCTGGCGTGCACCATCCAGTCGTCGTTGCCCGGTTTGCAAGTGGTAAACGTCGCCTTGATGTGGCGAGAATGTTTCGGCCCGTCGAAATAGGTGGTTTCGGCCTTACCGCGAGCCGGCGTCTCCTCGAAAATGTATTGGGTGTTGCGCAGTTTTCCCTGGTTGGTGTCGAGCTGCATGAACAGGGTGTCCGCGCCGACGGTGGTGCCCGTCTCGCGATACACCACGTTGCCGTGGGCGTTGAGGGTGTGGGCGACCTTGTCGTGCAGCACGTAATCGCCCAGCAGCCGTTGGTCGGCCCGGACCAGGTCCACGCCGCCGGTGAACGTGTAAAGCTCGTTGTCTTCCGCTTCCAAATAATCGGAATCCGTTTCCAGCGCGGTGGATTCTCGATCGCCATAGTTGGACGGCAGCACCGAGGTGGGCAGGCGCCCCGCGCAACTGGCGGCCCAAGGATCGCCGCCCATCGCCTTGATCATGCGGCGAAAACGCGCTTCGTCCACGCTGTTGAAAGCGTAAGCGCTCTTGCCCTTGGTAGCCGGCGCGCGAGCCACCCCCTTCGTGTCGGGACCGCAAGCCCAGCCTTTTTTGCCCGGCTTGCCCGATCCGCCGCGGCAGATCCAGCCCGATCCGCTGGAGCTAGCCGGCGTGGACGGCTCGCTCGCCGCGGCCGGAGCGGAAGCCGCCTGCGGCGCGGGCGTCGCTTGGGTTAACTTGGGTTCAGGCGCGGCCGGTTTCGGCGGCGCGGTCTTTTGCGGCGCGGCTACCGCGGGAGGCGATGCCGGTGCCGGTGCCGGTGCCGGCGCAGAAGCCGCCGGAGCGACCGGCTCCGCCGGCCGCTCGGATACGATGGGTTTTTGGGGTGCGGGAGCAGGCGCCGGGGCGGGAGCGGCCACCGCGGGCGCGGCGGTTTCCGCCGGTTTCGACTCGGCGGGAGCCGTGGCGGCCGCAGCCGGGGCCGGCGCCGCATCGGCGCCGGTGCTCGCGGCGGCGTCGCCGCCGTTGGGCGAAGCGCACATCCATTTGCCGGTAGGGCCTTTGCGGCAACTCCAATTGGCCGATTCGGCGCTCAGCGCGAATGCGAGGGCCAGCACGGCAAACAGCGCCGGCAACCAACGGGGACAAAGCGCCTTACCGGGATGATAAACGCTGCGCACCGGCGGCTGGGGAAAGTTTTGCCACATGATTATTGGGGAATACCGATCAACTGGGAGCGCAGACCATGCAGCAACAGGCCTTTTTATGGTCAAATAATAGAAAAGATTGTATGCATTCTACCCGCTAACCCCTGAATTTTCGATTCCGCATTTCGTCCTCCTGTATCCACGCGCCTGCCATGACTGAGTCCGCCCCCTCCAACGCTAGCGATGCCCGCTACGATCTGCTTAACCAGTGGTTGACCGTCAGCCTCAAGCTGGAATTGCGCTCACTCGCCCCGGCGTCCAGCGACGCCAGCTTCCGTCGTTATTTCCGCGCGGAACTCGACGGCCGCACCTACATCGCGATGGACGCCCCGCCGCCGCTGGAGGACGTGCGCCCGTTCCTGCGCGTCGCGGAACTCATGTCCAAAGCCGGCGTAAAAGTGCCCGGCGTTCATGCGGCCGACGTGGCGCGGGGCTTTCTGCTGCTGGAGGACTTCGGTTCCGAACCCTATCTGGACCGGCTGCACACGCAAAGCGCCGACGCCCTTTACGGCGACGCCCTGGACGCGCTGTTCACGATGCAATCGAAAATCCCCCCCGCCGCCAGCGGCTTGCCCGAATACCATGACGGTTTGCTGCAACGGGAATTCGAACTGTTTCGCGACTGGTTCTTGCAGCGTCTGCTGGGAATAGAGCTTAGTAGCGAAGAGCAGGCTTTGC
This window harbors:
- a CDS encoding LPS-assembly protein LptD, which codes for MTIKRPVAAWSALPVDRYSPIIMWQNFPQPPVRSVYHPGKALCPRWLPALFAVLALAFALSAESANWSCRKGPTGKWMCASPNGGDAAASTGADAAPAPAAAATAPAESKPAETAAPAVAAPAPAPAPAPQKPIVSERPAEPVAPAASAPAPAPAPASPPAVAAPQKTAPPKPAAPEPKLTQATPAPQAASAPAAASEPSTPASSSGSGWICRGGSGKPGKKGWACGPDTKGVARAPATKGKSAYAFNSVDEARFRRMIKAMGGDPWAASCAGRLPTSVLPSNYGDRESTALETDSDYLEAEDNELYTFTGGVDLVRADQRLLGDYVLHDKVAHTLNAHGNVVYRETGTTVGADTLFMQLDTNQGKLRNTQYIFEETPARGKAETTYFDGPKHSRHIKATFTTCKPGNDDWMVHASRLRVDKDTGRGVASNAWIEFKGVPFFYTPWISFATDKRRQSGFLAPNFAMSSAMGFGFSMPYYWNIAPNYDLTLFPRYSSMHGLILGTEFRYMEPNYHGYFMGQIIPSDKPKSVTSSNVDQTNKVQLPKTRGFASFVDDRALLSNVSSNVKLNYVTDNRYFADMWNTMYRHDFINRAYLTSSATLNYGQSFGDNYVYSQLFAANYQLLVDNLPAASKPYRYAPMWTFGFSRPLGIAGGTFTLANELTNFDHDARPLIQRANIKPTISFPWKESWGFLMPKLSLQQTKYWINNSVAQTPAPSSAAASRTTPIFSVDSGLQFDRETDWFGKSYVQTLEPRLFYLYVPYTNQDNIINITSALYDFNFQSLFRENRFTGLDRMGDANQASAALTTRMVDQATGREKMRLSLGKMIEFTNPKVVLVKTEGLSPALQAYYASTNTYMASRNDFIADATVSVTDHIKLSPLVLWNYTKNYADRFQATVHYNAGNNRLLNLGYRYRRNLVDNSDVSWSWPVTDEWSVVGRWQYAWQAKTTLESFVGVQKETCCWKFSVVAREYMTGVALAGGGTVTDSKAQSPMAQGVFLSLELKGFANIGDSVNDFYVRSIPGFEGDDDKVRTP
- a CDS encoding aminoglycoside phosphotransferase family protein; amino-acid sequence: MTESAPSNASDARYDLLNQWLTVSLKLELRSLAPASSDASFRRYFRAELDGRTYIAMDAPPPLEDVRPFLRVAELMSKAGVKVPGVHAADVARGFLLLEDFGSEPYLDRLHTQSADALYGDALDALFTMQSKIPPAASGLPEYHDGLLQREFELFRDWFLQRLLGIELSSEEQALLDDCCARLIANALEQPTVVVHRDYHSRNLMVTENGNPGVLDFQDAVTGPITYDAVSLLRDCYVDWPLARVETWALNYAARLRDAKLLDGEVEDEQFLRWFDLMGMQRHLKAIGIFSRLKLRDGKSGYLQDIPRTLNYVLQSAGRYDIFAPFVALLEQHVVPRLDEVAGGAQ